A region of Staphylococcus sp. IVB6181 DNA encodes the following proteins:
- a CDS encoding citrate synthase — protein sequence MAELHKGLEGVIAAETKVSSIIDSQLTYAGYDIDDLAENALFEEVIFLLWNYRLPTQDELNELQEKLYEYKKLDQRVYDHFEDYATDNVHPMTALRTSVSYVAHFDENAESETEEEKYDRAIRIQAKMASLVASFERVRQGKEPVYPKKGLNYAANFLYMLRGEEPSDIEVEAFNKALVLHADHELNASAFTARCAVSSLSDMYSGIVAAVGSLKGPLHGGANERVMNMLSEIHSVDEVEPYIDNKLKNKEKVMGFGHRVYKNGDPRAKYLKTMSKKITDETGQKHLYDISVKIEDLMKEHTGIIANVDFYSATVYHSMNIPHDLFTPIFAVSRTSGWLAHIFEQYRDNRIMRPRAQYIGETNREYVPIEDR from the coding sequence ATGGCAGAATTGCATAAAGGTTTAGAAGGGGTAATTGCAGCTGAAACAAAGGTAAGCTCAATTATCGATAGCCAACTGACATATGCTGGTTACGACATCGATGATTTAGCAGAAAACGCATTATTTGAAGAAGTCATTTTCTTATTATGGAACTATAGACTTCCAACACAAGATGAATTAAATGAGTTGCAAGAAAAACTATACGAGTATAAGAAATTAGACCAAAGAGTTTATGATCATTTCGAAGACTATGCAACGGACAACGTTCATCCAATGACAGCACTAAGAACTTCAGTTTCTTATGTTGCGCATTTCGATGAAAATGCTGAAAGCGAAACTGAAGAAGAAAAGTATGACCGTGCGATCAGAATTCAAGCGAAAATGGCATCATTAGTCGCTTCATTCGAACGCGTAAGACAAGGTAAAGAGCCTGTTTATCCTAAAAAAGGCTTAAACTATGCGGCAAACTTCTTATATATGCTGCGCGGTGAAGAACCAAGCGACATTGAAGTAGAAGCGTTTAACAAAGCATTAGTATTGCATGCTGACCATGAATTAAATGCTTCAGCATTCACTGCACGCTGTGCTGTATCATCACTATCTGATATGTATTCAGGTATTGTTGCAGCTGTAGGTTCATTAAAAGGACCTTTACACGGCGGCGCAAACGAACGTGTAATGAATATGCTGTCTGAAATTCATTCAGTAGATGAAGTAGAACCATATATTGATAATAAATTGAAAAACAAAGAAAAAGTAATGGGCTTTGGTCACCGCGTATATAAAAACGGCGACCCTCGTGCTAAGTATTTAAAAACAATGAGTAAGAAAATCACTGATGAAACAGGTCAAAAACACTTGTATGATATCTCAGTGAAAATTGAAGATTTAATGAAGGAACATACAGGCATTATCGCAAACGTTGACTTCTACAGTGCAACTGTATATCACAGCATGAACATTCCTCATGATTTATTTACACCGATTTTCGCAGTCAGCCGTACTTCAGGCTGGTTAGCTCATATCTTCGAACAATATAGAGATAACCGTATTATGAGACCGCGTGCACAATATATCGGCGAAACAAATCGTGAATATGTACCTATCGAAGATCGCTAA
- the icd gene encoding NADP-dependent isocitrate dehydrogenase, with the protein MAPEKIVKQEDGLLVPNNPIIPYIIGDGIGPDIWRAASRVLDAAVEKAYNGEKQIEWKEILAGQKAYDETGEWLPQETLDTIEEYLIAIKGPLTTPIGGGIRSLNVALRQTLDLYACLRPVRWFKGVPSPVKRPEDTDMVIFRENTEDIYAGIEFKEGTPEAKKLIDFLQDEMGAKNIRFPETSGIGVKPVSKEGTERLVRSAIQYAIDNNRKSVTLVHKGNIMKFTEGAFKQWGYDLAENEFGDKVFTWQQYDRLVEEKGKDEANKIQDQAEADGKIIIKDSIADIFLQQILTRPAEYDVVATMNLNGDYISDALAAQVGGIGIAPGANINYDTGHAIFEATHGTAPKYADQDKVNPSSELLSAVLMLEHLGWQEAADLITDSIEKTIASKVVTYDFARMMEGAKEVKTSEFADELIKNL; encoded by the coding sequence ATGGCACCAGAAAAAATTGTAAAACAAGAAGACGGTTTATTAGTACCTAACAATCCTATCATCCCTTATATCATCGGCGATGGTATCGGACCAGATATTTGGAGAGCAGCAAGCCGCGTATTAGACGCTGCTGTTGAAAAAGCTTATAACGGCGAAAAACAAATTGAATGGAAAGAAATCTTAGCAGGTCAAAAAGCTTATGACGAAACAGGCGAATGGCTGCCTCAAGAAACTTTAGATACAATTGAAGAATATCTTATCGCAATCAAAGGACCTTTAACAACACCAATCGGCGGAGGTATCCGTTCATTAAACGTAGCATTGCGTCAAACATTAGACTTATATGCATGCTTACGTCCTGTACGTTGGTTCAAAGGTGTTCCATCACCAGTTAAACGTCCAGAAGATACTGACATGGTGATCTTCCGTGAAAACACTGAAGATATTTATGCAGGTATCGAATTTAAAGAAGGTACACCAGAAGCTAAGAAATTAATCGATTTCTTACAAGATGAAATGGGTGCTAAAAATATCCGCTTCCCAGAAACATCTGGTATCGGTGTAAAACCTGTATCTAAAGAAGGTACTGAACGTTTAGTACGTTCTGCAATCCAATATGCGATTGATAACAACCGCAAATCAGTAACATTAGTACACAAAGGGAACATCATGAAGTTCACTGAAGGTGCTTTCAAACAATGGGGTTACGATTTAGCTGAAAATGAATTCGGCGACAAAGTATTCACTTGGCAGCAATATGATCGCCTAGTTGAAGAAAAAGGCAAAGATGAAGCAAACAAAATCCAAGATCAAGCTGAAGCAGACGGCAAAATCATCATCAAAGATTCAATTGCGGACATCTTCTTGCAACAAATCCTTACACGTCCAGCTGAATACGATGTAGTAGCAACTATGAACTTAAATGGTGACTACATCTCAGATGCATTGGCTGCACAAGTCGGCGGTATCGGTATTGCACCAGGCGCAAACATCAACTACGATACTGGTCATGCTATCTTCGAAGCGACTCATGGTACAGCACCTAAATACGCTGACCAAGATAAAGTTAACCCTTCATCTGAATTATTAAGTGCAGTGTTAATGTTAGAACACTTAGGTTGGCAAGAAGCTGCTGACTTAATCACAGATTCAATTGAGAAAACAATTGCATCTAAAGTTGTAACATACGACTTTGCACGTATGATGGAAGGCGCTAAAGAAGTTAAAACTTCTGAATTCGCTGATGAGTTAATTAAAAACTTATAA
- a CDS encoding response regulator transcription factor translates to MTQKILVVDDEQSIVTLLKYNLETAGYLVEVAYDGEEALQKLDAVQPDLVVLDVMLPKLDGIEVCKSIRSDKNLVPILMLTAKDDEFDRVLGLELGADDYMTKPFSPREVVARVKAILRRSKQVHSQKEDETDNEDVIIGSIKIRPEYFEVYKNNELLELTPKEFELLLYLIERQGRVITREHMLNSVWNYEFTGDSRIVDVHISHLRDKLEENPKQPKLIKTVRGLGYKLERPKSAN, encoded by the coding sequence ATGACTCAGAAAATTTTAGTAGTCGATGATGAACAATCAATTGTAACGTTGCTGAAATATAATTTGGAAACAGCAGGTTATTTAGTAGAAGTGGCCTATGATGGAGAAGAAGCGCTCCAAAAATTAGACGCTGTTCAACCGGATTTGGTCGTATTAGATGTAATGCTGCCTAAATTAGACGGTATCGAAGTCTGCAAATCGATTCGTTCAGACAAAAATCTTGTTCCGATTTTAATGTTGACTGCGAAAGATGATGAATTTGACCGTGTTTTAGGTCTGGAATTAGGTGCAGATGACTATATGACAAAACCATTCTCTCCAAGAGAAGTCGTCGCACGTGTTAAAGCAATTTTACGCAGATCTAAACAAGTGCACAGCCAAAAAGAAGATGAAACAGATAACGAAGATGTTATTATAGGTTCAATCAAAATCAGACCTGAATATTTTGAAGTATATAAGAACAACGAATTATTAGAATTAACCCCTAAAGAATTTGAGTTATTATTATATTTAATCGAGCGTCAAGGACGTGTGATTACAAGAGAGCATATGCTGAACTCTGTATGGAACTATGAATTTACAGGAGATTCAAGAATTGTTGATGTGCACATCAGTCACTTAAGAGATAAATTAGAAGAAAATCCTAAGCAGCCGAAATTGATTAAAACTGTTCGTGGTTTAGGCTATAAATTAGAAAGACCGAAGTCAGCTAATTGA
- the pnpS gene encoding two-component system histidine kinase PnpS, giving the protein MKFYTRLLLTLAVLIISCLIALGLLINHAIYTTISQRDAESLKHDAERINESYEKHHEQTIKEFAHLNNFAVSIHNNDGGKTLFKAGNDVPPNKNINVVGNPSNLLYDTHKGNHRFTYKFIANDHFVIITGYNNEITQLQFEAWKYIAIIGLFIIVLVFLIVRNINRTYIRPINDVTYATKLLAQGHYHIRVPESNVKETRDLFVTTNELARRLQKMYNEQKIQSNRLKTTLENIPSSVLMIDKYGKIVIANTAYYDMFNPESSVVNKNYNRVIKGKLNTLIIDAFKTEKTINDQVKIYLNNVHERYFDTVCVPILSRKKKRLQGMVVVLHDITSLKKLENLRREFVANVSHELKTPITSIKGFAETLIDGAKNDETTLDEFLNIILKESNRIESLVEDLLDLSHIEQQTEITTEPVDLSEVTRNTVKTLYTNGKKKNITLDTEIEDYVLIDAQESKIAQVVVNIVSNAINYSPKDSVVHVRVYKDKEKCVLEVEDYGIGIAPEDQKHVFERFYRVDKARSRDSGGTGLGLSITKHIVEAYHGRIQIESEVGVGTTFKVIFFDNKNKSNKIS; this is encoded by the coding sequence TTGAAGTTCTACACACGCTTACTGCTTACGTTAGCCGTACTGATTATCTCTTGTCTCATTGCGTTAGGATTATTAATCAATCATGCGATTTACACGACTATCTCTCAAAGGGATGCGGAAAGTTTAAAGCATGATGCCGAACGCATCAATGAGTCATATGAAAAGCATCACGAACAGACCATCAAAGAATTTGCACATTTAAATAATTTTGCAGTATCCATACATAACAATGATGGAGGCAAAACATTATTTAAGGCAGGAAATGATGTCCCGCCTAACAAGAACATCAATGTTGTCGGCAACCCGTCGAATCTTTTATACGATACGCATAAAGGCAACCACAGATTTACGTATAAGTTTATTGCAAATGATCATTTTGTCATCATTACAGGGTATAACAACGAGATTACGCAGCTTCAATTTGAAGCATGGAAATATATTGCGATTATCGGACTGTTTATTATTGTACTTGTCTTTTTAATTGTCAGAAATATCAACCGTACGTATATCAGACCCATCAATGATGTGACATATGCGACGAAATTGCTTGCACAAGGGCATTACCATATTCGTGTCCCTGAAAGCAATGTCAAAGAGACACGTGATTTATTCGTTACGACGAATGAGTTGGCACGCCGTTTGCAGAAAATGTATAACGAACAAAAGATTCAATCTAATCGTTTAAAAACAACACTTGAGAATATTCCAAGTTCTGTATTGATGATTGATAAGTATGGCAAGATTGTAATTGCGAACACTGCTTATTATGATATGTTCAATCCGGAATCAAGTGTAGTAAACAAAAACTATAATAGAGTGATTAAGGGTAAACTTAATACGTTGATTATCGATGCATTCAAAACTGAAAAAACGATCAATGATCAAGTTAAAATTTACTTGAACAATGTACATGAAAGATACTTTGATACAGTGTGTGTACCGATTTTGTCGCGCAAGAAAAAAAGACTTCAAGGCATGGTAGTTGTGCTCCATGATATTACCAGCTTGAAGAAACTTGAGAACTTGCGTCGCGAATTTGTCGCAAATGTATCGCACGAGTTGAAAACACCGATTACATCTATTAAAGGTTTTGCGGAAACGTTGATAGACGGTGCTAAAAATGATGAAACTACATTGGATGAATTCTTAAATATTATCTTGAAAGAGTCGAACCGCATTGAATCATTAGTGGAAGACTTGCTTGATTTGTCTCACATTGAGCAGCAGACAGAAATTACTACAGAGCCAGTTGATTTATCTGAAGTGACAAGAAATACTGTCAAAACGCTGTATACGAACGGCAAAAAGAAAAATATCACATTAGACACTGAAATCGAAGATTATGTCTTGATTGATGCACAAGAATCTAAAATTGCACAAGTTGTCGTGAATATCGTCAGCAATGCAATCAACTATTCGCCAAAAGACAGTGTTGTCCATGTGAGAGTGTACAAAGATAAAGAGAAATGTGTCCTAGAAGTGGAAGACTATGGTATTGGTATTGCGCCTGAAGATCAAAAGCATGTGTTTGAACGTTTCTATCGTGTAGACAAAGCACGCAGCCGAGATTCTGGCGGTACGGGTCTTGGTCTTTCTATCACAAAACACATTGTTGAGGCTTATCATGGCCGTATTCAAATTGAAAGTGAAGTCGGTGTCGGAACAACGTTCAAAGTTATCTTTTTCGACAATAAAAATAAATCTAATAAAATCTCATAA
- the polA gene encoding DNA polymerase I, which produces MEKLVLIDGNSLSFRAFYALPLLTNRAGIHTNATYGFAMLLEKIIKEENPTHFLVAFDAGKTTFRHQTYGDYKGGRQKTPPELSEQFPLIRQLLDAYHIKHYELENYEADDIIGTLSKAADEAGMQTIIVTGDRDLTQLATDNVTIYYTKKGVTDVDHYTPEFIAEKYNGLKPSQIIDMKGLMGDTSDNIPGIAGVGEKTAIKLLNQFDSVENLYDHLDEVSGKKLKEKLENGHEDALMSKQLATINVESPIEVSLKDTKRPEDTDQTQKIELFKELDFKQMLNQIDVDADVESESAKEYKLETDFDAIDFDQLDAAAIHFEVDEGDYLTADILKFGLHTDDHYVVIDGSEVTQHSALVQWLENKDTKKYVYDAKKTYAEAHRLNIDIQNITFDIMLASYILDPSRSIDDVHSVVSQYGQNYVAEAVHVYGKGRKRQIPEDEVLNPYIAAILDAVNQCVPIMHDQLKEYNQLDLFKDLELPLARILGKMEELGVYTDVEELKEMESEIQGKLDTLIACIHEAAGESFNLNSPKQLGVVLFEKLELPVIKKTKTGYSTAVDVLEQLQGEHPIIEDILEYRQLSKLQSTYVEGLQKVIQDDNRIHTHFNQTLAQTGRLSSVDPNLQNIPVRLEEGRRIRKAFKPAESGNVILSADYSQIELRVLAHITEDESMMKAFREGHDIHTATAMKVFNVEADDVDGLMRRQAKAVNFGIVYGISDYGLSQSLGITRKAAKQFIDDYLDSLPGVKQYMSDIVKDAKAKGYVETLLHRRRYIPDITSRNFNRRSFAERTAMNTPIQGSAADIIKLAMVNYDKAIQETEFNAHLLLQVHDELIFELPESEVEAFSAFIEEIMDNAIELEVPLQVDTNYGPTWYDAK; this is translated from the coding sequence GTGGAAAAATTAGTGTTAATTGATGGAAATAGTTTAAGTTTCCGTGCATTTTATGCATTGCCTCTATTAACGAATCGCGCTGGAATTCATACAAATGCGACTTATGGATTTGCGATGTTATTAGAAAAAATTATCAAAGAAGAAAATCCGACGCATTTCTTAGTCGCGTTTGATGCGGGCAAAACAACATTCAGACATCAAACATATGGTGATTACAAAGGCGGAAGACAAAAGACGCCACCAGAATTAAGCGAACAGTTCCCGCTGATTAGACAACTTTTAGATGCTTATCATATTAAACATTATGAGTTAGAAAATTATGAAGCCGATGATATTATCGGTACATTAAGCAAAGCCGCTGATGAAGCAGGGATGCAGACGATTATTGTAACAGGCGATCGCGACTTAACGCAGCTTGCGACAGATAATGTAACCATTTATTATACGAAAAAAGGTGTAACAGATGTGGACCACTATACACCTGAATTTATTGCTGAAAAATATAATGGACTTAAACCGTCTCAAATTATTGATATGAAAGGTTTAATGGGTGATACATCAGATAATATTCCTGGTATTGCAGGTGTAGGAGAAAAAACAGCGATCAAATTATTGAATCAATTTGATTCTGTTGAAAATCTTTACGACCATTTGGATGAAGTGTCCGGCAAGAAGTTAAAAGAAAAACTTGAAAACGGGCATGAAGATGCATTAATGAGTAAACAGTTAGCCACTATTAATGTAGAGAGCCCGATTGAAGTTTCATTGAAAGATACGAAACGACCTGAAGATACAGATCAAACACAAAAAATCGAACTATTTAAAGAATTAGATTTTAAACAAATGCTGAATCAAATCGATGTGGATGCTGATGTTGAAAGTGAAAGTGCAAAAGAATATAAATTAGAAACAGATTTTGATGCTATCGACTTTGATCAATTAGACGCTGCTGCGATTCATTTTGAAGTGGATGAGGGCGACTATTTAACAGCAGATATTTTAAAATTCGGTCTGCATACAGATGACCATTATGTGGTGATTGACGGATCAGAAGTAACACAACACTCTGCACTTGTTCAATGGTTAGAAAATAAAGATACGAAAAAATATGTCTATGATGCGAAAAAAACGTATGCAGAAGCACATCGTTTGAATATTGATATTCAAAACATTACCTTTGATATTATGCTTGCAAGCTACATTTTAGATCCATCGCGTTCGATTGATGATGTACATTCAGTAGTCAGCCAATATGGACAAAATTATGTGGCTGAAGCGGTACATGTATACGGCAAAGGACGCAAACGCCAAATTCCAGAGGATGAAGTCCTTAATCCTTATATAGCGGCGATATTAGATGCTGTTAATCAATGTGTGCCGATTATGCATGACCAATTAAAAGAATACAATCAACTAGATTTATTCAAAGACTTAGAACTGCCATTAGCACGTATTTTAGGCAAAATGGAAGAACTGGGTGTTTATACGGACGTTGAAGAACTTAAAGAGATGGAAAGCGAAATTCAAGGCAAACTTGATACATTGATTGCATGTATTCATGAAGCAGCCGGCGAATCATTTAATTTAAACTCGCCGAAACAGCTGGGTGTGGTCTTGTTTGAAAAGTTAGAACTGCCTGTTATTAAAAAGACAAAGACAGGTTATTCTACTGCCGTAGATGTACTTGAACAGTTACAAGGCGAACATCCGATTATTGAAGATATTTTAGAATATCGCCAACTCTCAAAACTGCAATCAACGTATGTTGAAGGCTTGCAAAAAGTAATACAAGACGATAATCGTATTCATACACACTTTAACCAAACACTCGCACAAACAGGACGACTGTCTTCAGTTGATCCTAACTTGCAGAACATTCCTGTTCGTTTAGAAGAAGGCAGACGTATCAGAAAAGCATTTAAACCTGCAGAATCAGGCAATGTGATACTATCTGCGGACTACTCTCAAATCGAATTACGTGTATTAGCACACATTACTGAAGATGAAAGTATGATGAAAGCATTCAGAGAAGGACATGACATTCATACTGCAACAGCGATGAAAGTCTTTAATGTCGAAGCGGATGACGTTGATGGTTTAATGCGCAGACAAGCTAAAGCAGTCAACTTCGGAATTGTTTATGGTATCAGTGATTATGGTCTCAGCCAAAGCTTAGGAATCACAAGAAAAGCTGCTAAACAATTTATTGATGACTATTTAGACAGTCTCCCTGGTGTGAAACAATATATGAGCGATATTGTTAAAGATGCGAAAGCAAAAGGATACGTAGAAACATTGCTGCATCGACGCAGATATATTCCTGATATTACAAGCCGTAATTTCAACCGACGCAGTTTCGCAGAGCGTACAGCCATGAATACACCGATTCAAGGCAGTGCTGCAGATATTATCAAACTTGCAATGGTCAATTATGACAAAGCAATTCAAGAAACAGAATTTAATGCGCATTTATTATTACAAGTACACGATGAGTTGATCTTTGAATTGCCTGAAAGCGAAGTTGAAGCGTTCAGTGCCTTTATCGAAGAAATTATGGATAATGCGATAGAACTTGAAGTTCCTTTACAAGTAGATACGAATTACGGACCTACTTGGTATGATGCAAAATAG
- the mutM gene encoding bifunctional DNA-formamidopyrimidine glycosylase/DNA-(apurinic or apyrimidinic site) lyase, producing the protein MPELPEVEHVKRGIEPFVVNQTIEDVVFSDKVITGKKENRDTIIKQMDLSMFKNRTKGYKITRVERRSKYILLYLENYSDRRVIVSHLGMTGGYFVVNHLDEIIVPNYKKHWHVNFKLSSGKQLIFSDIRRFGEIRNVDDITAYASYKDMAPEPFDENAFAHYQQQLKLGKYKNKPIKQVILDHKVIAGCGNIYACEALFNARIHPKRTVQSLSQKEQQRVFEAVVDVLALGIEQGGTSISDYRHADGKTGHMQDYLNVYKKKVCPVCNGPIETEVIAGRNSHFCPNCQK; encoded by the coding sequence TTGCCGGAATTACCAGAAGTTGAACACGTAAAAAGAGGAATAGAGCCTTTTGTGGTGAATCAAACCATAGAAGATGTAGTATTCTCTGATAAAGTTATAACGGGAAAGAAAGAGAACAGAGATACAATTATTAAACAAATGGACTTATCCATGTTTAAAAATCGTACAAAAGGATATAAAATTACACGTGTAGAACGTAGAAGCAAATATATCCTTCTCTATTTGGAAAATTATAGCGACCGCAGAGTAATTGTCAGTCATTTAGGTATGACTGGCGGTTATTTTGTGGTGAATCATTTAGATGAGATTATTGTACCGAATTACAAAAAACACTGGCATGTCAATTTTAAGTTGAGTAGTGGCAAGCAATTGATTTTTTCAGATATCAGACGGTTCGGTGAAATCAGAAATGTAGATGACATTACGGCATATGCTTCATATAAAGATATGGCACCTGAACCTTTTGATGAAAATGCGTTTGCACATTACCAACAACAGTTAAAATTGGGTAAATATAAGAATAAACCGATTAAACAGGTCATATTGGATCATAAAGTCATAGCAGGCTGCGGCAACATTTATGCTTGCGAAGCTTTATTCAATGCGCGTATTCATCCTAAACGCACGGTACAATCTTTAAGTCAAAAAGAACAGCAGCGTGTGTTTGAAGCAGTCGTGGATGTTTTAGCATTAGGCATTGAACAAGGCGGTACAAGTATATCTGATTATCGCCACGCAGACGGAAAGACCGGCCATATGCAAGATTACTTGAATGTATATAAGAAAAAGGTATGTCCGGTATGTAATGGTCCGATTGAAACAGAAGTGATTGCAGGAAGAAACAGTCACTTTTGTCCAAACTGTCAAAAATAA
- the coaE gene encoding dephospho-CoA kinase (Dephospho-CoA kinase (CoaE) performs the final step in coenzyme A biosynthesis.), translating into MQKVIGLTGGIGTGKSTVSELLAVHGFKIVDADIAAREAVEKGSEGLEQVRRTFGDEAIDENGEMNRKYVGEIVFNDDKKREELNHIIHPIVRELMEKQKEAYLEQGYNVIMDIPLLFENNLQDTVDETWLVYASESIQVERLMERNDLTQEEAKARVYSQISIDKKRRMADHVIDNRGTLLELKQNLEALLVQEGYIKSSEEV; encoded by the coding sequence ATGCAAAAGGTAATAGGTCTAACTGGCGGAATCGGAACTGGAAAATCTACTGTTTCCGAGTTGTTAGCAGTACACGGCTTTAAAATTGTAGATGCTGATATTGCGGCGAGAGAAGCGGTAGAAAAAGGTTCTGAAGGTTTAGAACAAGTCCGCCGAACTTTCGGAGATGAAGCAATAGATGAAAATGGCGAAATGAATCGTAAATACGTGGGCGAAATTGTGTTTAACGATGACAAAAAGCGCGAAGAACTCAACCATATCATTCATCCGATTGTGAGAGAATTGATGGAAAAACAAAAAGAAGCATATCTGGAACAAGGCTATAATGTCATCATGGATATTCCGTTGTTATTTGAAAATAATTTGCAAGATACTGTAGATGAAACTTGGCTGGTATATGCTTCTGAGAGTATTCAAGTGGAACGTTTAATGGAACGTAATGATTTAACACAAGAGGAAGCCAAAGCACGTGTTTACAGTCAGATTTCAATAGACAAAAAACGCCGCATGGCTGATCATGTGATTGATAATCGCGGTACACTATTGGAATTAAAACAAAACCTAGAAGCATTGCTTGTACAAGAAGGCTATATTAAGAGCTCTGAAGAGGTTTAA
- a CDS encoding glyceraldehyde-3-phosphate dehydrogenase yields MTTNIAINGMGRIGRMVLRIASKNDDLNVVAINASYPPETIAHLVKYDTTHGKYDGEVEPTENGIRIDGHDIKLVSDRNPENLPWKDLNIDIVIEATGKFNHGDKADAHIKAGAKKVLLTGPSKGGHVQMVVKGVNNEDLDVEEYDIFSNASCTTNCIGPVAKVLNDSFGIENGLMTTVHAITNDQKNIDNPHKDLRRARSCNESIIPTSTGAAKALKEVLPELEGKLHGMALRVPTKNVSLVDLVVDLKQDVTAEEVNKAFEDADLDGVLAVSDEPLVSVDFNTNPNSAIVDSMSTLVMDDKKVKVIAWYDNEWGYSNRVVDIAVQIGELLKTKETATA; encoded by the coding sequence ATGACAACGAATATTGCAATTAATGGAATGGGACGCATTGGACGCATGGTTTTGCGTATTGCTTCTAAAAATGATGACTTAAATGTGGTAGCAATCAATGCGAGTTATCCTCCAGAAACAATTGCACATTTAGTAAAATACGATACAACACATGGAAAATATGACGGTGAAGTTGAACCGACAGAAAATGGTATTCGTATTGATGGTCATGATATTAAATTAGTTTCAGATCGTAATCCAGAAAATTTACCTTGGAAAGATTTAAATATTGACATTGTCATAGAAGCAACAGGAAAATTCAATCATGGCGACAAAGCAGATGCGCACATTAAAGCAGGTGCTAAAAAAGTATTATTAACAGGTCCTTCAAAAGGCGGCCATGTACAAATGGTTGTTAAAGGTGTAAACAACGAAGACTTAGATGTTGAAGAATACGACATCTTCAGTAATGCTTCTTGTACAACAAACTGTATCGGTCCAGTAGCTAAAGTATTAAACGACAGCTTCGGAATTGAAAATGGTTTAATGACAACTGTTCACGCGATTACAAACGACCAAAAGAATATTGATAATCCGCACAAAGATTTACGTCGTGCGCGTTCATGCAACGAAAGTATTATCCCGACTTCAACAGGTGCAGCAAAGGCATTGAAAGAAGTTTTACCTGAATTAGAAGGTAAATTGCATGGTATGGCATTACGTGTGCCGACTAAAAACGTTTCACTTGTTGACTTAGTTGTAGACTTAAAACAAGATGTTACAGCTGAAGAAGTTAACAAAGCATTTGAAGATGCTGATTTAGACGGTGTATTAGCAGTTTCAGACGAACCGTTAGTATCAGTAGACTTCAATACAAACCCTAACTCAGCAATCGTTGATTCAATGTCAACACTTGTTATGGACGACAAGAAAGTTAAAGTTATCGCTTGGTACGATAATGAGTGGGGTTATTCAAACCGTGTCGTTGATATTGCAGTTCAAATTGGTGAATTGTTAAAGACTAAAGAAACAGCAACAGCTTAA
- the nrdR gene encoding transcriptional regulator NrdR, translating to MKCPKCNSTHSRVIDSRHADEANAIRRRRECENCGTRFTTFEHIEMSPLIVVKKDGTREQFSRDKILNGLVRSCEKRPVGYQQLEDITNKVEWRLRDEGQAEVSSREIGEHVMNLLMHVDQVSYVRFASVYKEFKDVDQLLASMQGILQEKNKRSES from the coding sequence ATGAAATGCCCTAAATGTAATTCGACACATTCTCGTGTAATAGATTCCAGACATGCTGATGAAGCTAATGCCATTCGCAGACGCCGTGAATGTGAAAATTGCGGGACTCGTTTTACCACATTCGAACATATTGAAATGAGTCCATTAATCGTTGTGAAGAAAGATGGTACGCGTGAACAATTTTCACGTGATAAGATTTTAAATGGGCTAGTTCGTTCATGTGAAAAGAGACCAGTAGGCTATCAGCAGCTTGAAGATATTACCAATAAAGTTGAGTGGCGCCTAAGAGATGAAGGTCAAGCAGAAGTTTCTTCAAGAGAAATAGGCGAACATGTGATGAACTTATTAATGCACGTAGACCAAGTATCTTATGTACGGTTTGCATCAGTTTATAAAGAGTTTAAAGATGTCGATCAATTACTTGCGTCGATGCAAGGTATTTTGCAAGAAAAGAATAAACGGAGTGAATCATAA